The Deinococcus puniceus genome segment GACGTGCGGCAGATGGGCGGGATGCGGAAATTCATGCCCTTTACCCACATCGTTTCTCTGGCGGGCGTGCTGGCTATTTCGGGCATTCCGATCTGGAGCGGCTTCTTTTCCAAAGATGCGATTCTGGCCTCTGCCTTCGAGGCGAGTCCGCTGCTGTACGTGATCGGGCTGGGCGTGGCCCTGCTCACCGCCTTCTACATGGGGCGCTGGTATTTCCTCGTGTGGCGCGGTGACTACCGGGGGAATGTGGCGCACCCGCACGAAGCCGACTTGTTGATGAAGGCTCCGCTGGGCGTGTTGGCCGCCCTCGCCACCTTTGGCGGTCTGCTGAACATTCCCACCTTTTTGGGCGGCAACCACGCCTTCGACAATTACATTGGCCGCGCCGTTCCGCTGCACGAGCACGAAATTTCGGTCAGTACCGAGTGGCTGCTGACCGCTCTGGCCGTCGCTGCGGGCGTCATCGGGTTGCTGTGGGCCGCCGCCGAACACCGCCGCCGCAGCCTCGCCGATGGGCCTTTGGGCGCACTGAGTACCAACGCGCTGTATCTGGACGCCCTCTACGACAACACCGTCAGCGCCCCCAGCCGCGCTCTGGCCGGGGCACTCGACAGCGTAGACCGGGGCACCGACGGCGTGCTGGGCGGCATTGCCCGCAACGCGGCGGCTCCCGGCGTCTTGTTTACCCGCTGGCAAAGCGGCTTCGTGCGGGCCTACGCGGTCTCTATGCTGCTGGGCACGGCGCTGATGCTGGGCTACTGGGCACTGAAGACGATTGGAAGTGGGGCGTGAGAGGGGTAGTGGTGAGTGGTGAGTGGTTAGTGGGAAGGTCAAAAGATATGCGACTGTTCTCTGGCCTGTGTGTGTTTGACGCACGCCACAACCTCCAACGCCCTTCCGTCCCTTCCGCTCCTGTCTTTTCCCACTCACCACTGACCACTCACCACTCACTGTCCTTCCGAGGCCCCCAATGATCCACTTCATGATTTTCCTGCCGCTGCTGGGGTCGCTGCTGCTGCTGATTACGCCCGTGCGCTGGCGCGAGGAAGTCGCCGGATTCTTTGCCGCTGCCACGCTGGGCCTCGGCATCGGCATCTGGCGGGCAGGCGGCGCAGACCTGTTCAGCATCAACTGGGTGCCGTCGCTGGGCATCACCTACTCGGTGGCGCTGGACGGCGTGAGCCTCACACTGGCGCTGGTCACGGCCTTCATGACCCTGATCGCCATTCTGTATGCCTCTCGGCGCGTCGCCAATCCCGGCACGATGCTGGCCCTGATTCTGGCGATGGAAACCGGTCTGATCGGCATTTTTGCCGCCCGTGACCTGATTCTCTTCTATGTGTTCTTCGAAGACGCCCTGTTGCCCGCCTTACTGATGCTCGCCATCTATGGCAAATCCCACCGGATGCGGGCGCTGGTCAAGTTCGGCGCGTATACGCTGTTCGGCAGCCTGCTGATGCTGGTGTCCATTATCGGCATCAAGTCGCTGGGCGGCAGCCCCACCTTCGCGCTGGTGGATTTGGCGGCCAACACGGTCACTGGCCCGGCGCAAACGTGGCTGTATCTGGGCTTCCTCGCGGCGATGGCGGTCAAGCTTCCGCTCTGGCCGCTGCACGCGTGGCTGCCCGATTTCCACGAGCAAAACCACGACAGCGGCATTCCCGATCTGATGGGCACGCTGTACAAGGTGGGCGGTTACGGCATCTTCCGCTTCGGCATAGAACTGTTCCCCGACGCCTCCGAACAGTTGCGCCCGATCCTGATGGGCTTGGCCGCATTTACGGCCCTGTACGCCGCGTGGATCGCCTTCCGGCAAACCAACTGGAAACGGCTGCTGGCCTACGCGGGCCTGTCTCACATGGGGTTCGTGGCGCTGGGCGTGTTCAGTCTCAACGAAACTGCCGTCATCGGGGCCATGTACCTGCTCGCCTTCCAGAACGTGTATACCGGGGCGCTATTTCTGGCCGTCGGGATGCTTCAGGAGCGCATCGGCAGCCTCGATACCCGTGTGGGCGGCGTGATGAATCAGGCGGGCGCACTGGGCGGCCTCACGATGGCGCTGTGGTTCGCCTCTATCGCCGTGCCGGGGTTTGCCGGATTCGTCGGAGAATTCAGCATCCTGCTGGGCGCATATCAGGTGCAGCCATGGATCACCTTCGTGGCGGGCCTGACCACCATTGCCGCCGCCGTGTACGCCCTGAGTGCCTTTCAGACCACGTTTTGGCAAGGCCGCCCGCTGGGTGGAATTAAAGTGGCCGACCTGCACGGTACCGAATGGCTGGTGCTGGGGCTGCCGCTGGCTGTGGCCCTCTTCTTCGGCGTGTATTCGGCTCCGGCCATCAATCTGATCCAACCAGCGGTCAAAACCGTTCTTGCTGCGCTGGGAGCCAACTAAATGCCTGAAACCGTGTTGCAAATTCCTGATGTGAAACTGGCGGCCATGCTGCCCATCCTGATTGTGCTGGCCGGAGCCATCGCCAGCACGGTGCTGGGCTTCAACCTGCCGCGCCGCGCCCTGACCATCATCAATCTGGTCATGTTGGTCTTGTCGGGCGTCTCCATGATCACGCTCTGGGACACGGGCACAACCGCGTTCGGCGGCGGCCTGCAAGCCGACAACGCCGCCATTTTGCTGGGCCTCACCATCTTGGTGGGCAGCATCATGACCCTGTTGGTCAGCTTAGACACGGCCTACCGCGCCCGCGTCTCGTTCCCCGAATTCGACGCCATGCTGATGTACGCCATTACGGGTACGCTCCTGATCGCCTTTTCCGGTGACCTGATCGTGATGCTGATCGGGCTGGAAATCATGAGCCTCAGCGGGTACGTGCTGGCCACCCTGCAAGCCTCGCGCCGCGCCGAGGAATCGGGCCTGAAGTACTTCCTGCTGGGCGCAGTGGGCAGCGCGATTCTCATTTACGGCATCGCCTTCGTGTACGGCGCGACTGGCAGCCTCAATTACGCCGACATTGCCGCCAAAGCCAGCGGCCTTACGCCCGCAAACGTGGGCATTCTGGTGGGCGGCGCACTGCTGATGCTGGCGGGGTTCGCCTTCAAAGTGGCCCTGGCTCCCTTTCACCAGTGGACGCCGGATGTGTACG includes the following:
- a CDS encoding NADH-quinone oxidoreductase subunit M, with amino-acid sequence MIHFMIFLPLLGSLLLLITPVRWREEVAGFFAAATLGLGIGIWRAGGADLFSINWVPSLGITYSVALDGVSLTLALVTAFMTLIAILYASRRVANPGTMLALILAMETGLIGIFAARDLILFYVFFEDALLPALLMLAIYGKSHRMRALVKFGAYTLFGSLLMLVSIIGIKSLGGSPTFALVDLAANTVTGPAQTWLYLGFLAAMAVKLPLWPLHAWLPDFHEQNHDSGIPDLMGTLYKVGGYGIFRFGIELFPDASEQLRPILMGLAAFTALYAAWIAFRQTNWKRLLAYAGLSHMGFVALGVFSLNETAVIGAMYLLAFQNVYTGALFLAVGMLQERIGSLDTRVGGVMNQAGALGGLTMALWFASIAVPGFAGFVGEFSILLGAYQVQPWITFVAGLTTIAAAVYALSAFQTTFWQGRPLGGIKVADLHGTEWLVLGLPLAVALFFGVYSAPAINLIQPAVKTVLAALGAN